In Salmonella enterica subsp. enterica serovar Typhimurium str. LT2, a single window of DNA contains:
- the lipB gene encoding putative ligase in lipoate biosynthesis (similar to E. coli protein of lipoate biosynthesis (AAC73731.1); Blastp hit to AAC73731.1 (191 aa), 91% identity in aa 1 - 191), protein MHNFTDMRDENSHDEIWLVEHYPVFTQGQAGKAEHILMPGDIPVVQSDRGGQVTYHGPGQQVMYVLLNLKRRKLGVRDLVTLLEQTVVNTLAEIGIEAHPRADAPGVYVGEKKICSLGLRIRRGCSFHGLALNVNMDLSPFLRINPCGYAGMEMAKITQWKEDATTDNIAPRLLANILALLNNPPYEYIAA, encoded by the coding sequence ATGCATAACTTTACCGATATGCGCGATGAAAACAGCCATGATGAAATCTGGTTGGTTGAGCATTACCCGGTGTTTACCCAGGGCCAGGCCGGTAAAGCGGAACATATATTGATGCCTGGCGATATTCCCGTTGTGCAGAGCGATCGTGGAGGACAGGTGACCTATCATGGTCCGGGCCAACAGGTAATGTACGTTTTACTTAACCTGAAACGACGTAAACTGGGCGTGCGTGATTTAGTCACCCTACTTGAACAGACCGTGGTGAATACGCTGGCTGAAATTGGTATTGAGGCGCATCCGCGCGCCGATGCGCCGGGCGTCTACGTGGGTGAAAAGAAAATCTGCTCGCTGGGTTTACGTATCCGTCGCGGCTGCTCATTCCACGGTTTAGCGCTAAACGTTAACATGGATCTTTCTCCTTTCCTGCGTATCAACCCGTGTGGTTATGCCGGCATGGAAATGGCCAAAATAACGCAGTGGAAGGAAGATGCTACCACGGATAATATTGCGCCCCGCTTGCTGGCGAATATTTTAGCTCTGCTAAATAATCCACCGTATGAATATATTGCTGCTTAA
- the ybeD gene encoding putative cytoplasmic protein (similar to E. coli orf, hypothetical protein (AAC73732.1); Blastp hit to AAC73732.1 (87 aa), 97% identity in aa 1 - 87): MKTKLNELLEFPTPFTYKVMGQALPELVDQVVEVVQRHAPGDYSPTVKPSSKGNYHSVSITINATHIEQVETLYEELGNIDIVRMVL, from the coding sequence ATGAAAACCAAACTTAACGAACTGCTTGAATTCCCTACGCCATTTACTTACAAAGTAATGGGGCAGGCGTTACCTGAGCTGGTTGATCAGGTGGTTGAAGTGGTACAGCGCCATGCGCCTGGTGATTACTCTCCGACGGTAAAACCGAGCAGCAAAGGCAACTACCACTCGGTCTCTATCACCATTAATGCCACCCATATTGAACAGGTTGAAACGCTGTACGAAGAACTGGGCAATATTGATATCGTGCGAATGGTATTGTAA
- the dacA gene encoding D-alanyl-D-alanine carboxypeptidase, penicillin-binding protein 5 (similar to E. coli D-alanyl-D-alanine carboxypeptidase, fraction A; penicillin-binding protein 5 (AAC73733.1); Blastp hit to AAC73733.1 (403 aa), 95% identity in aa 1 - 403) produces MKTTFSARFMQRMALTTALCAAFISTAHADDLNIKTMIPGVPQIDAESYILIDYNSGKVLAEQNADERRDPASLTKMMTSYVIGQAMKAGKFKETDLVTVGNDAWATGNPVFKGSSLMFLKPGMQVPVSQLIRGINLQSGNDACVAMADFAAGSQDAFVGLMNSYVNALGLKNTHFQTVHGLDADGQYSSARDMALIGQALIRDVPNEYAVYKEKEFTFNGIRQLNRNGLLWDNSLNVDGIKTGHTSKAGYNLVASATEGQMRLISAVMGGRTYKGRETESKKLLTWGFRFFETVNPLKAGKEFASEPAWFGNTDRASLGVDKDVYLTIPRGRMKDLKASYVLNTAELHAPLQKNQVVGTINFQLDGKTIEQRPLVVLQEIPEGNFFGKIIDYIKLMFHHWFG; encoded by the coding sequence ATGAAGACCACTTTTTCCGCTCGTTTTATGCAGCGCATGGCGCTCACCACGGCGCTTTGTGCCGCGTTTATCTCAACCGCACATGCCGATGACCTGAATATCAAAACTATGATCCCGGGCGTTCCGCAGATCGATGCGGAATCCTACATCCTGATCGACTACAACTCCGGCAAAGTTCTGGCGGAACAAAACGCCGACGAACGTCGCGACCCGGCTAGTCTGACGAAGATGATGACCAGTTACGTCATCGGACAGGCAATGAAAGCGGGTAAATTTAAAGAAACCGACCTGGTTACCGTCGGTAATGACGCCTGGGCCACCGGCAATCCGGTATTTAAAGGCTCCTCGCTGATGTTCCTCAAGCCGGGAATGCAGGTACCGGTCTCTCAGTTGATACGCGGCATCAATCTGCAATCCGGCAATGACGCCTGTGTGGCGATGGCTGATTTCGCCGCCGGTAGCCAGGATGCTTTCGTCGGGCTGATGAACAGCTATGTGAACGCGTTGGGGCTGAAAAATACCCACTTCCAGACCGTACACGGCCTGGACGCCGACGGACAATACAGTTCAGCTCGCGATATGGCGCTGATTGGTCAGGCGTTAATTCGCGATGTGCCGAACGAATATGCCGTTTATAAAGAAAAAGAGTTCACCTTTAACGGCATTCGCCAGTTAAACCGTAACGGTCTGCTGTGGGATAACAGCCTGAATGTGGACGGCATCAAAACCGGCCATACCAGCAAAGCGGGCTATAATCTGGTCGCTTCCGCAACCGAAGGCCAGATGCGATTGATTTCCGCCGTGATGGGCGGACGGACCTATAAAGGCCGTGAAACAGAAAGCAAAAAACTGCTGACGTGGGGCTTCCGTTTCTTTGAAACCGTTAATCCGCTGAAGGCTGGTAAAGAGTTCGCCTCTGAACCCGCCTGGTTTGGTAATACCGATCGCGCCTCGCTGGGCGTCGATAAAGACGTTTACCTGACGATCCCTCGCGGTCGCATGAAAGATTTGAAAGCGAGCTATGTACTGAATACCGCAGAACTGCACGCGCCGCTGCAGAAAAACCAGGTGGTCGGCACCATCAACTTCCAGCTGGACGGTAAAACCATCGAGCAGCGTCCGCTGGTCGTACTGCAAGAGATCCCGGAAGGGAACTTCTTCGGTAAAATCATTGATTACATTAAATTAATGTTCCATCACTGGTTTGGATAA
- the rlpA gene encoding a minor lipoprotein (similar to E. coli a minor lipoprotein (AAC73734.1); Blastp hit to AAC73734.1 (362 aa), 68% identity in aa 1 - 362), which translates to MRKQLPVICVAAGIVLLAACTNDGGQQQTTVAPQPAVCNGPTVEISGAEPRYEPLNPTANQDYQRDGKSYKIVQDPSRFSQAGLAAIYDAEPGSNLTASGEMFDPMQLTAAHPTLPIPSYARITNLANGRMIVVRINDRGPYGTDRVISLSRAAADRLNTSNNTKVRIDPIIVAPDGSLSGPGMACTTVAKQTYALPPRPDLSGGMGSASSAPAQPQGDVLPVSNSTLKSDDTTGAPVSSSGFLGAPTTLAPGVLESNEPTPAPQPAPVSAPVAAPATAPATATPVSAPAAAAPVSAPVSAPAAAASGRFVVQVGAVSDQTRAQQYQQRLSQQFSVPGRVIQNGAVWRIQLGPFASKAEASALQQRLQTEAQLQSFIASAQ; encoded by the coding sequence ATGCGTAAGCAGTTGCCTGTAATCTGCGTCGCGGCAGGGATAGTACTACTCGCGGCATGTACTAATGACGGCGGTCAGCAGCAAACCACCGTCGCGCCGCAACCTGCGGTATGTAATGGTCCGACTGTGGAAATCAGCGGAGCGGAACCGCGTTATGAACCTCTGAATCCGACCGCAAACCAGGATTATCAGCGTGACGGTAAAAGTTATAAAATCGTTCAGGACCCGTCCCGCTTTAGCCAGGCTGGCCTGGCCGCTATTTATGATGCGGAACCCGGCAGTAATTTAACCGCCTCCGGGGAGATGTTCGATCCGATGCAGCTTACCGCCGCCCATCCGACACTGCCTATCCCCAGCTATGCGCGAATCACCAACCTGGCCAACGGTCGCATGATCGTCGTGCGTATTAACGATCGCGGCCCCTATGGCACCGATCGGGTCATCTCCCTGTCCCGCGCAGCGGCGGATCGTCTGAATACCTCGAATAATACTAAAGTACGGATTGACCCCATTATCGTGGCGCCGGATGGTTCGCTCTCCGGCCCGGGGATGGCCTGTACGACGGTGGCGAAACAGACCTACGCTCTGCCCCCGCGCCCTGATTTAAGCGGCGGAATGGGAAGCGCCTCTTCAGCACCTGCACAACCGCAAGGCGACGTTCTTCCGGTCAGTAATTCCACGTTGAAAAGTGACGATACCACCGGTGCGCCGGTGAGCAGCAGCGGCTTCCTCGGCGCGCCGACTACGCTGGCGCCTGGCGTGCTGGAGAGTAATGAACCGACGCCGGCGCCACAGCCAGCGCCGGTTTCCGCGCCGGTGGCGGCTCCAGCGACGGCTCCAGCGACTGCGACGCCGGTAAGCGCGCCTGCTGCCGCGGCCCCGGTATCTGCCCCGGTGAGTGCGCCAGCCGCCGCGGCGAGCGGTCGTTTCGTCGTCCAGGTCGGCGCCGTCAGCGATCAAACGCGTGCGCAGCAATACCAACAGCGTTTAAGCCAGCAGTTCAGCGTACCAGGACGCGTAATACAAAACGGCGCGGTCTGGCGTATTCAACTGGGGCCTTTTGCCAGTAAAGCCGAAGCCAGCGCGTTACAGCAACGTTTGCAAACAGAAGCACAATTACAGTCCTTTATCGCCAGCGCGCAGTAA
- the mrdB gene encoding rod shape-determining membrane protein; cell elongation in e phase (similar to E. coli rod shape-determining membrane protein; sensitivity to radiation and drugs (AAC73735.1); Blastp hit to AAC73735.1 (370 aa), 98% identity in aa 1 - 370) codes for MTDNPNKKTFWDKIHIDPTMLLILLALLVYSALVIWSASGQDIGMMERKIGQIAMGLVVMVVMAQIPPRVYEGWAPYLYIICIILLVAVDAFGAISKGAQRWLDLGIVRFQPSEIAKIAVPLMVARFINRDVCPPSLKNTAIALVLIFMPTLLVAAQPDLGTSILVALSGLFVLFLSGLSWRLIGVAIVLIAAFIPILWFFLMHDYQRQRVMMLLDPETDPLGAGYHIIQSKIAIGSGGLRGKGWLHGTQSQLEFLPERHTDFIFAVLAEELGLVGILILLALYILLIMRGLWIAARAQTTFGRVMAGGLMLILFVYVFVNIGMVSGILPVVGVPLPLVSYGGSALIVLMAGFGIVMSIHTHRKMLSKSV; via the coding sequence ATGACGGATAATCCGAACAAAAAAACCTTCTGGGATAAAATTCATATCGATCCCACGATGCTACTCATTCTGCTGGCGTTACTGGTTTATAGCGCGTTGGTCATCTGGAGCGCCAGCGGCCAGGACATCGGCATGATGGAGCGTAAAATCGGTCAGATTGCGATGGGGCTGGTGGTCATGGTGGTGATGGCGCAGATCCCGCCGCGCGTGTATGAAGGCTGGGCGCCCTATCTCTATATCATTTGTATCATTTTGCTGGTCGCCGTTGATGCCTTCGGCGCAATATCCAAAGGCGCGCAGCGCTGGCTCGATCTGGGAATCGTTCGCTTTCAGCCTTCGGAAATAGCCAAAATCGCCGTGCCGCTGATGGTCGCCCGCTTTATTAACCGCGACGTCTGCCCGCCCTCGCTGAAAAATACCGCCATCGCCCTGGTATTAATCTTTATGCCTACCCTGCTGGTCGCCGCCCAGCCGGACCTGGGGACGTCTATTCTGGTCGCCCTTTCCGGTCTCTTTGTCCTATTTTTGTCTGGTCTGAGCTGGCGCTTAATTGGGGTCGCCATTGTATTGATCGCTGCATTTATTCCTATTTTGTGGTTTTTCCTGATGCACGATTACCAACGCCAGCGCGTCATGATGCTCCTTGATCCGGAGACCGATCCGCTGGGCGCGGGCTATCATATTATTCAGTCTAAAATCGCCATTGGCTCAGGCGGCCTGCGCGGTAAAGGCTGGCTCCACGGCACCCAGTCGCAGCTGGAGTTTTTACCCGAACGCCATACCGACTTTATCTTCGCGGTACTGGCGGAAGAGCTCGGTCTGGTGGGCATCCTGATTCTGCTCGCGCTCTATATTTTGCTAATAATGCGCGGCTTGTGGATTGCCGCCAGAGCGCAAACTACATTTGGTCGCGTGATGGCTGGCGGATTAATGTTAATATTATTCGTTTATGTCTTCGTAAATATTGGTATGGTGAGCGGTATTCTGCCTGTGGTTGGAGTACCTTTACCCCTGGTCAGCTACGGGGGCTCCGCACTGATTGTGCTGATGGCCGGGTTCGGGATTGTGATGTCGATCCACACCCACAGAAAAATGTTGTCGAAAAGCGTATAA